One stretch of Falco naumanni isolate bFalNau1 chromosome 7, bFalNau1.pat, whole genome shotgun sequence DNA includes these proteins:
- the LOC121092025 gene encoding cholesterol side-chain cleavage enzyme, mitochondrial isoform X2, which translates to MLARAAGALRGWPPAPAGGCRRAGGAASPIPPAPRPFNQLPGDWRAGWLNLYRFWQEGGLHNVHHIMARKFQQFGPIYREKLGVYESVNIISPQDAATLFQVEGTLPERFSVPPWVAYRDYRNKPYGVLLKTGEAWRSDRLMLNKEVLSPQVVESFVPLLSQVGEDFIQRARAQVGKSGRERWTADFTHELFRFALESVCHVLYGERLGLLQDFVDPEAQRFIDAVTLMFHTTSPMLYLPPALLRHLNAKMWRDHVRAWDAIFSQADKCIQNVYRDLRLQRKSTKEYMGILCSLIMQDKLPLDDIKASVTEMMAGGVDTTSMTLQWAMFELARSPGVQEQLRAEVLAAKQEAAGDRVKMLKTIRLLKATIKETLRLHPVAVTLQRYTTQEVILQDYRIPPKTLVQVGLYAMGRDPEVFPKPEQFSPQRWLAAGPKHFKGLSFGFGPRQCLGRRIAELEMQLFLMQILENFKIETMRAVEVGTKFDLILIPDKPIYLTLRPLEPQA; encoded by the exons ATGCTCGCCCGGGCTGCGGGTGCCTTGCGGGGatggcccccagccccagccgggggctgccgcagggctggaggggctgcctcccccatcccaccagctcCTCGGCCCTTCAACCAGCTGCCCGGCGACTGGCGCGCTGGCTGGCTCAACCTGTACCGCTTCTGGCAGGAGGGCGGCTTGCACAACGTCCACCACATCATGGCTCGCAAGTTCCAGCAGTTCGGGCCCATTTACAG GGAGAAGCTGGGTGTCTATGAGAGTGTGAACATCATCAGCCCCCAGGACGCTGCCACCCTTTTCCAGGTGGAGGGGACGCTGCCGGAGCGCTTCAGTGTACCCCCCTGGGTGGCTTACCGCGACTACCGCAACAAGCCCTACGGCGTGCTCCTCAA GACGGGGGAGGCCTGGCGCTCGGACCGCCTGATGCTCAACAAGGAGGTGCTGTCACCGCAGGTGGTGGAGAGTTTTGTGCCTCTGCTGAGCCAAGTGGGCGAGGACTTCATCCAGCGGGCACGGGCCCAGGTGGGGAAGAGCGGCCGGGAGCGCTGGACGGCCGACTTCACCCACGAGCTCTTCCGCTTTGCCCTGGAGT CCGTGTGCCACGTGCTCTACGGGGAgcggctggggctgctgcaggacttTGTGGACCCCGAGGCGCAGCGCTTCATCGATGCCGTGACCCTGATGTTCCACACCACCTCGCCCATGCTCTACCTGCCGCCTGCCCTCCTCCGCCACCTCAACGCCAAGATGTGGCGGGACCACGTCCGGGCCTGGGATGCCATCTTCTCCCAGG CGGACAAATGCATACAAAACGTCTATCGGGACCTGCGGCTGCAACGCAAGAGCACCAAGGAGTACATGGGCATCCTCTGCAGCCTGATCATGCAGGACAAGCTGCCCTTGGATGACATCAAGGCCAGCGTCACCGAGATGATGGCTGGCGGGGTGGACACC ACCTCCATGACGCTGCAGTGGGCCATGTTTGAGCTGGCGCGGTCCCCGGGGGTCCAGGAGCAGCTGCGGGCAGAAGTCCTGGCTGccaagcaggaggcagcaggggacAGGGTGAAGATGCTGAAAACCATCCGGCTGCTCAAAGCCACCATCAAGGAGACACTCCG GCTGCATCCCGTGGCAGTGACCCTGCAGAGGTACACCACTCAGGAGGTCATCCTCCAGGACTACCGCATCCCCCCAAAG ACGCTGGTGCAGGTCGGTCTCTACGCCATGGGCCGGGATCCTGAGGTCTTCCCCAAGCCGGAGCAGTTCAGCCCCCAGcgctggctggcagctggccCCAAGCACTTCAAGGGGCTGAGTTTTGGGTTCGGACCCCGCCAGTGCCTGGGACGCCGGATCGCTGAGCTGGAGATGCAGCTCTTCCTCATGCAG ATCCTGGAGAACTTCAAGATCGAAACCATGAGAGCGGTGGAAGTCGGGACCAAGTTTGATCTCATCCTGATCCCAGACAAACCCATCTACTTGACCTTACGGCCGCTTGAGCCCCAAGCATGA
- the LOC121092025 gene encoding cholesterol side-chain cleavage enzyme, mitochondrial isoform X1 gives MLARAAGALRGWPPAPAGGCRRAGGAASPIPPAPRPFNQLPGDWRAGWLNLYRFWQEGGLHNVHHIMARKFQQFGPIYREKLGVYESVNIISPQDAATLFQVEGTLPERFSVPPWVAYRDYRNKPYGVLLKTGEAWRSDRLMLNKEVLSPQVVESFVPLLSQVGEDFIQRARAQVGKSGRERWTADFTHELFRFALESVCHVLYGERLGLLQDFVDPEAQRFIDAVTLMFHTTSPMLYLPPALLRHLNAKMWRDHVRAWDAIFSQADKCIQNVYRDLRLQRKSTKEYMGILCSLIMQDKLPLDDIKASVTEMMAGGVDTTSMTLQWAMFELARSPGVQEQLRAEVLAAKQEAAGDRVKMLKTIRLLKATIKETLRLHPVAVTLQRYTTQEVILQDYRIPPKTLVQVGLYAMGRDPEVFPKPEQFSPQRWLAAGPKHFKGLSFGFGPRQCLGRRIAELEMQLFLMQVSILLLGTLGAWHCKGSGRRHAGVGTSSVSHLLFSPTSQILENFKIETMRAVEVGTKFDLILIPDKPIYLTLRPLEPQA, from the exons ATGCTCGCCCGGGCTGCGGGTGCCTTGCGGGGatggcccccagccccagccgggggctgccgcagggctggaggggctgcctcccccatcccaccagctcCTCGGCCCTTCAACCAGCTGCCCGGCGACTGGCGCGCTGGCTGGCTCAACCTGTACCGCTTCTGGCAGGAGGGCGGCTTGCACAACGTCCACCACATCATGGCTCGCAAGTTCCAGCAGTTCGGGCCCATTTACAG GGAGAAGCTGGGTGTCTATGAGAGTGTGAACATCATCAGCCCCCAGGACGCTGCCACCCTTTTCCAGGTGGAGGGGACGCTGCCGGAGCGCTTCAGTGTACCCCCCTGGGTGGCTTACCGCGACTACCGCAACAAGCCCTACGGCGTGCTCCTCAA GACGGGGGAGGCCTGGCGCTCGGACCGCCTGATGCTCAACAAGGAGGTGCTGTCACCGCAGGTGGTGGAGAGTTTTGTGCCTCTGCTGAGCCAAGTGGGCGAGGACTTCATCCAGCGGGCACGGGCCCAGGTGGGGAAGAGCGGCCGGGAGCGCTGGACGGCCGACTTCACCCACGAGCTCTTCCGCTTTGCCCTGGAGT CCGTGTGCCACGTGCTCTACGGGGAgcggctggggctgctgcaggacttTGTGGACCCCGAGGCGCAGCGCTTCATCGATGCCGTGACCCTGATGTTCCACACCACCTCGCCCATGCTCTACCTGCCGCCTGCCCTCCTCCGCCACCTCAACGCCAAGATGTGGCGGGACCACGTCCGGGCCTGGGATGCCATCTTCTCCCAGG CGGACAAATGCATACAAAACGTCTATCGGGACCTGCGGCTGCAACGCAAGAGCACCAAGGAGTACATGGGCATCCTCTGCAGCCTGATCATGCAGGACAAGCTGCCCTTGGATGACATCAAGGCCAGCGTCACCGAGATGATGGCTGGCGGGGTGGACACC ACCTCCATGACGCTGCAGTGGGCCATGTTTGAGCTGGCGCGGTCCCCGGGGGTCCAGGAGCAGCTGCGGGCAGAAGTCCTGGCTGccaagcaggaggcagcaggggacAGGGTGAAGATGCTGAAAACCATCCGGCTGCTCAAAGCCACCATCAAGGAGACACTCCG GCTGCATCCCGTGGCAGTGACCCTGCAGAGGTACACCACTCAGGAGGTCATCCTCCAGGACTACCGCATCCCCCCAAAG ACGCTGGTGCAGGTCGGTCTCTACGCCATGGGCCGGGATCCTGAGGTCTTCCCCAAGCCGGAGCAGTTCAGCCCCCAGcgctggctggcagctggccCCAAGCACTTCAAGGGGCTGAGTTTTGGGTTCGGACCCCGCCAGTGCCTGGGACGCCGGATCGCTGAGCTGGAGATGCAGCTCTTCCTCATGCAGGtgagcatcctgctgctggggacactgggggcCTGGCACTGCAAGGGGTCGGGGAGGCGGCACGCGGGTGTTGGCACCTCCAGTGTTTCccatcttctcttttctcccacaTCCCAGATCCTGGAGAACTTCAAGATCGAAACCATGAGAGCGGTGGAAGTCGGGACCAAGTTTGATCTCATCCTGATCCCAGACAAACCCATCTACTTGACCTTACGGCCGCTTGAGCCCCAAGCATGA